From one Anopheles bellator chromosome 1, idAnoBellAS_SP24_06.2, whole genome shotgun sequence genomic stretch:
- the LOC131205742 gene encoding serine/arginine repetitive matrix protein 2 isoform X2 produces MLQNGRCENSSHSQLGPDIHRLRRHQPCPNVHSEKPLVENKKSRNVKDDSVSRSSSCDSVTFGIMVKPRASLCHLRDAACVPPSQNSASCVCQYHPEGTMMSQGHDAHSHQPYHHLGHNYYQPRNPHHHLSQQQQRRFCIRTTTAAATGASDGSTISAINPIGMPAMHSVVSVRETHHIAQAQQEKNAKLRDAFGISEYFVEGTSFDQDRKAKEDLAKSEALQKELAEKEKVKEVERVNRKRYALVRTPSPEKQGSGSETTSRNGKRAALASHDRVDRGDNDGARERTDDDEGNISGKVVPRASRNKEEKKKKKKKARDMSSSPNRKKDKKKKSKKNKKDRTKKKHSKKFQRNDDSDSTDTDSDSNSMASDALSSSERGSSSKRKKKSTKKKDKKKKSSKKKKAKSRSSFHVKSPMTENKSLMEEPPGREDVHDEGNHQGDSCVSEEVLHAKNKNLNDRNRHIIVDNSRDHYITHSQSRGPRSYNRDDDSNLGYAFSGRSSNIRGGFQRPHHDHGIMQKGDENRERRSRSRHRRWERSIDRERKHKSRSRSESRRSRQHKNRGSPTTERSLRRSSDRKRRDYTPQRTDKTDRRHRESDHHEPNDAGRVPSEFERQSDRGKHQRQRERDAERNRDRGQERERNPNRTRDHDADRFRERSSRSVDKQQEHAASNVWLRSNDPSKKTHVKSSPQEPQRMDKSSSTGSKKRNKSPELKQDSTEKTRKRPEHTKTMSPSALAPPQRSASGIPDASLIAEKQLSSDDSASDLSYSPARRDPDRYHDILHQTSAENIGNPEVNKMNGEEQTTSFGSAVIDNGRANGSASATKTYSNEETKPREDDPETKRSDSESRSPRKRPSRSRSRSIAPSAKSRGESSSTPLNKQQFKQHISSSETKKTQAAAAPEGNSNSVSKKSNNKLTSVSASSSTSKLRHSLRRDVSRSPEIKKRRSDRDAISSKAEIPSFKVGPRASRSDRSDRKFNNKRENEHETKLYKRVSSSPERRRTETLSITGEGDSKKFKQKKTTIFAIGSLSSAQSHGTSTTVVQQPVVKLHSPETSHSSAESDNTDHGRDERDEGGDNLDAFLPRYDDKREQEKDLSLLKALKNDLAAKAKQSLEKKKNVSESMGASGAIIGVMGLVGKSSDVSSALLVESRVGESRERDLQLLHTKQQPLDPTSSNTLPDSASAVSETLPMPSSTTMSASTALDATSNNTNNATIKKEIHEIISTVGACAVADDSEANTKKTTILQAVDNILKEKISGKPNKTHKERTTTRSSRSRSHSRSRSRSQNSSSSDTCSSRSQSRSSSSHSRSSSGRGSSRSRSRSSSPSTRSSVARSRTGSRSPSIPRRAGSPSFLDRRRITRPSIYRTRSRERHASASRKRRSKKSRSRSSSDSSSCSSRSSRSHRSQSINAKHRRQPQRRNERSRSRQYRPRSGAAHSSSKSSRREHPQRFEGHR; encoded by the exons ATGCTGCAGAATGGGCGATGCGAAAACTCGAGTCACTCCCAACTAGGGCCTGACATACATCGTCTACGTCGACATCAGCCTTGCCCGAATGTACACTCGGAGAAGccgttggtggaaaataaaaaatctcGCAACGTCAAGGACGATTCAGTTTCACGTTCTTCGTCCTGCGATTCCGTTACTTTTGGGATCATGGTGAAACCAAGAGCATCTTTGTGTCACTTGAGAGACGCTGCGTGCGTTCCTCCGTCACAAAATTCGGCGAGTTGTGTATGCCAATATCATCCGGAAGGAACTATGATGTCTCAAGGACATGATGCACATTCTCACCAGCCTTACCATCATCTTGGGCACAATTACTATCAACCCCGTAACCCACATCATCATCTgtcacaacaacagcagcgtAGGTTCTGCATAAGGACAACTACAGCCGCTGCAACGGGAGCCTCCGATGGTAGCACAATTTCCGCTATAAATCCGATTGGCATGCCGGCTATGCACAGTGTTGTAAG TGTGCGGGAAACTCATCACATTGCCCAGGCCcagcaggaaaaaaacgcgaaactCCGCGATGCATTCGGCATTTCGGAATACTTTGTCGAGGGTACAAGCTTCGACCAGGACCGAAAAGCCAAGGAAGATCTAGCAAAATCGGAAGCCTTGCAGAAGGAGTTGGCTGAGAAAGAAAAGGTCAAGGAGGTGGAACGGGTCAATCGTAAACGCTACGCACTCGTGCGAACACCATCACCTGAAAAGCAAGGAAGCGGCTCCGAAACGACTAGCCGTAATGGGAAGCGTGCTGCTTTGGCGTCCCACGATCGTGTTGATCGTGGTGATAATGACGGAGCTAGAGAAAggactgatgatgatgagggcAATATTAGCGGAAAGGTAGTTCCGAGAGCATCCCGCAATaaggaagagaagaaaaagaaaaagaaaaaagcacGGGATAT GTCTTCAAGTCCAAATCGcaagaaagataaaaagaagaaatcaaagaaaaacaaaaaagacag AACTaaaaaaaagcattcgaaaaaGTTTCAACGGAATGACGACAGCGATTCCACTGACACAGATTCGGACTCAAACTCAATGGCCAGCGATGCATTGTCTAGTTCGGagcgcggcagcagcagtaaacgaaagaaaaagtctacaaaaaagaaagacaaG aaaaagaaatcatcgaaaaagaagaaggcaAAATCTCGTTCGTCATTCCACGTAAA GTCACCAATGACGGAAAACAAGTCATTAATGGAAGAGCCACCAGGGCGTGAGGACGTGCATGATGAAGGCAATCACCAAGGTGATTCATGCGTATCGGAAGAAGTATTGCATGCGAAGAACAAAAATCTCAACGATCGCAACCGACATATAATCGTCGATAATAGTCGAGATCACTACATTACTCACAGCCAAAGTAGAGGACCTCGAAGCTATAATCGCGATGATGATAGTAACCTTGGCTATGCCTTCTCCGGCAGAAGTTCGAATATTAGAGGAGGGTTTCAGCGCCCCCACCATGATCATGGTATAATGCAAAAGGGAGATGAAAATCGGGAACGGCGTAGTAGATCGAGGCATCGTCGCTGGGAACGTTCAATAGATCGTGAACGAAAACATAAGTCACGCTCCCGTTCTGAGAGTCGTCGCAGTCGTCAACACAAAAATCGAGGTTCTCCCACGACGGAACGTAGTTTGAGAAGATCAAGTGATAGAAAGCGGCGCGATTATACACCACAAAGAACGGACAAAACAGACCGGCGTCATCGTGAGTCAGATCATCATGAACCAAATGATGCTGGTCGTGTTCCAAGTGAATTCGAGAGGCAAAGTGATCGAGGCAAACATCAACGCCAACGTGAACGTGACGCTGAACGAAACCGTGATCGTGGCCAAGAACGTGAACGGAATCCCAACCGCACTCGCGATCACGATGCTGATCGATTCAGAGAACGATCATCGCGCAGTGTCGACAAGCAACAGGAGCACGCAGCTTCAAATGTTTGGCTGCGTTCCAACGATCCatcgaaaaaaacacatgTCAAGAGCTCGCCCCAAGAGCCTCAGCGCATGGACAAATCATCGTCGacgggaagcaaaaaacgcaacaaatcCCCTGAGTTAAAACAAGACTCTACCGAAAAGACTCGCAAACGCCCTGAACACACGAAAACGATGTCGCCTTCAGCGCTAGCACCGCCACAACGCTCAGCTAGCGGTATACCAGACGCTTCGTTAATAGCTGAAAAACAGCTATCTTCTGACGATTCAGCTTCCGATTTGAGCTATTCACCTGCAAGACGCGACCCCGATCGCTACCACGACATCTTGCATCAGACCTCTGCCGAAAATATAGGAAATCCagaagtaaataaaatgaatgGTGAAGAACAGACCACTTCGTTTGGATCAGCGGTGATAGATAATGGGCGAGCAAATGGGTCCGCTAGTGCGACAAAAACTTATTCGAACGAAGAAACTAAGCCCCGGGAGGATGATCCGGAGACGAAGCGTAGTGACAGTGAATCACGTTCTCCGCGGAAACGCCCGTCACGTTCTCGTTCGCGTTCCATTGCTCCTTCCGCCAAAAGTCGAGGCGAATCGTCTTCAACGCCACTGAATAAACAACAGTTTAAACAACATATTTCCTCTTCAGAAACTAAAAAAACTCAAGCTGCTGCAGCGCCAGAGGGAAACTCCAATTCTGTATCAAAAAAGTCGAACAACAAACTAACGTCAGTCTCGGCGTCTTCTTCCACCTCCAAATTGCGTCATAGCTTAAGACGCGACGTGTCACGTTCGCCGGAGATTAAGAAACGACGTTCTGATCGCGATGCCATTTCATCGAAAGCGGAAATTCCATCGTTTAAAGTTGGTCCAAGAGCTTCTCGCTCAGATCGTAGTGATCGaaaattcaacaacaaacgggaGAATGAgcatgaaacaaaattgtacAAGCGTGTCTCCAGTAGTCCCGAGCGAAGAAGAACTGAAACTTTATCCATCACTGGCGAAGGCGATtcaaaaaagtttaaacagAAGAAAACTACTATATTCGCTATAGGTTCTCTATCGTCTGCCCAATCTCATGGTACGTCAACTACAGTCGTGCAACAACCAGTGGTGAAATTACATTCGCCGGAGACATCCCATTCGTCGGCCGAATCGGACAATACAGATCACGGTAGAGATGAGAGGGATGAAGGGGGAGACAATTTGGACGCCTTTCTTCCGAGATACGATGATAAGCGCGAACAGGAAAAAGATCTCTCGCTGCTGAAAGCGTTGAAAAACGATCTAGCCGCCAAGGCCAAGCAGagtttggaaaagaaaaaaaatgtgtctgAAAGCATGGGAGCAAGTGGTGCCATAATTGGAGTTATGGGATTGGTCGGAAAGAGTAGCGATGTTTCGAGTGCACTGCTTGTCGAGTCGCGCGTTGGAGAATCGCGGGAAAGAGATTTGCAATTGTTGCACACTAAGCAGCAACCGCTCGATCCAACTTCGTCCAATACGCTTCCAGATTCCGCTTCTGCAGTCAGCGAAACACTACCGATGCCATCGTCAACAACGATGAGTGCGTCTACTGCACTAGATGCAACCAGCAACAATACAAATAATGCAACGATTAAGAAAGAGATTCATGAAATTATTAGCACCGTTGGTGCGTGTGCTGTAGCCGACGATTCGGAAGCTAATACGAAGAAAACGACGATCTTGCAAGCTGTGGACAatattttgaaagaaaaaatatccGGAAAGCCCAACAAAACCCATAAAGAGCGAACCACAACTAGAAGTTCTCGTTCGAGATCCCATTCTCGTTCACGATCCCGTTCCCAAAA TAGTTCCAGCAGCGATACATGCAGTTCCCGTTCGCAAAgtcgatcgtcatcgtcacaCAGCCGTAGTTCTTCTGGTCGCGGTAGCAGTCGTTCGAGAAGTCGTTCTAGCAGTCCCTCTACGCGTTCGAGCGTGGCCCGATCCCGCACTGGATCACGGTCTCCTTCAATCCCTCGTCGGGCCGGATCACCATCATTCCTTGATCGACGCCGTATAACTAG ACCTTCAATATATCGAACGCGTTCTCGTGAGCGACACGCGAGCGCCTCcagaaaacgaagaagcaaGAAATCGCGCTCACGATCATCGTCCGATTCGTCGTCGTGCTCTTCGCGTTCATCGCGTTCACATCGATCCCAATCAATAAATGCGAAACATCGCCGTCAACCGCAACGCCGTAACGAAAGATCACGATCACGCCAATACAGACCACGGTCGGGGGCGGCTCACTCTTCGTCCAAATCCTCCCGACGAGAGCACCCACAGCGTTTTGAGGGCCATCGATGA
- the LOC131205742 gene encoding serine/arginine repetitive matrix protein 2 isoform X3 yields MLQNGRCENSSHSQLGPDIHRLRRHQPCPNVHSEKPLVENKKSRNVKDDSVSRSSSCDSVTFGIMVKPRASLCHLRDAACVPPSQNSASCVCQYHPEGTMMSQGHDAHSHQPYHHLGHNYYQPRNPHHHLSQQQQRRFCIRTTTAAATGASDGSTISAINPIGMPAMHSVVSVRETHHIAQAQQEKNAKLRDAFGISEYFVEGTSFDQDRKAKEDLAKSEALQKELAEKEKVKEVERVNRKRYALVRTPSPEKQGSGSETTSRNGKRAALASHDRVDRGDNDGARERTDDDEGNISGKVVPRASRNKEEKKKKKKKARDMSSSPNRKKDKKKKSKKNKKDRTKKKHSKKFQRNDDSDSTDTDSDSNSMASDALSSSERGSSSKRKKKSTKKKDKKKKSSKKKKAKSRSSFHVKSPMTENKSLMEEPPGREDVHDEGNHQGDSCVSEEVLHAKNKNLNDRNRHIIVDNSRDHYITHSQSRGPRSYNRDDDSNLGYAFSGRSSNIRGGFQRPHHDHGIMQKGDENRERRSRSRHRRWERSIDRERKHKSRSRSESRRSRQHKNRGSPTTERSLRRSSDRKRRDYTPQRTDKTDRRHRESDHHEPNDAGRVPSEFERQSDRGKHQRQRERDAERNRDRGQERERNPNRTRDHDADRFRERSSRSVDKQQEHAASNVWLRSNDPSKKTHVKSSPQEPQRMDKSSSTGSKKRNKSPELKQDSTEKTRKRPEHTKTMSPSALAPPQRSASGIPDASLIAEKQLSSDDSASDLSYSPARRDPDRYHDILHQTSAENIGNPEVNKMNGEEQTTSFGSAVIDNGRANGSASATKTYSNEETKPREDDPETKRSDSESRSPRKRPSRSRSRSIAPSAKSRGESSSTPLNKQQFKQHISSSETKKTQAAAAPEGNSNSVSKKSNNKLTSVSASSSTSKLRHSLRRDVSRSPEIKKRRSDRDAISSKAEIPSFKVGPRASRSDRSDRKFNNKRENEHETKLYKRVSSSPERRRTETLSITGEGDSKKFKQKKTTIFAIGSLSSAQSHGTSTTVVQQPVVKLHSPETSHSSAESDNTDHGRDERDEGGDNLDAFLPRYDDKREQEKDLSLLKALKNDLAAKAKQSLEKKKNVSESMGASGAIIGVMGLVGKSSDVSSALLVESRVGESRERDLQLLHTKQQPLDPTSSNTLPDSASAVSETLPMPSSTTMSASTALDATSNNTNNATIKKEIHEIISTVGACAVADDSEANTKKTTILQAVDNILKEKISGKPNKTHKERTTTRSSRSRSHSRSRSRSQNSSSDTCSSRSQSRSSSSHSRSSSGRGSSRSRSRSSSPSTRSSVARSRTGSRSPSIPRRAGSPSFLDRRRITRPSIYRTRSRERHASASRKRRSKKSRSRSSSDSSSCSSRSSRSHRSQSINAKHRRQPQRRNERSRSRQYRPRSGAAHSSSKSSRREHPQRFEGHR; encoded by the exons ATGCTGCAGAATGGGCGATGCGAAAACTCGAGTCACTCCCAACTAGGGCCTGACATACATCGTCTACGTCGACATCAGCCTTGCCCGAATGTACACTCGGAGAAGccgttggtggaaaataaaaaatctcGCAACGTCAAGGACGATTCAGTTTCACGTTCTTCGTCCTGCGATTCCGTTACTTTTGGGATCATGGTGAAACCAAGAGCATCTTTGTGTCACTTGAGAGACGCTGCGTGCGTTCCTCCGTCACAAAATTCGGCGAGTTGTGTATGCCAATATCATCCGGAAGGAACTATGATGTCTCAAGGACATGATGCACATTCTCACCAGCCTTACCATCATCTTGGGCACAATTACTATCAACCCCGTAACCCACATCATCATCTgtcacaacaacagcagcgtAGGTTCTGCATAAGGACAACTACAGCCGCTGCAACGGGAGCCTCCGATGGTAGCACAATTTCCGCTATAAATCCGATTGGCATGCCGGCTATGCACAGTGTTGTAAG TGTGCGGGAAACTCATCACATTGCCCAGGCCcagcaggaaaaaaacgcgaaactCCGCGATGCATTCGGCATTTCGGAATACTTTGTCGAGGGTACAAGCTTCGACCAGGACCGAAAAGCCAAGGAAGATCTAGCAAAATCGGAAGCCTTGCAGAAGGAGTTGGCTGAGAAAGAAAAGGTCAAGGAGGTGGAACGGGTCAATCGTAAACGCTACGCACTCGTGCGAACACCATCACCTGAAAAGCAAGGAAGCGGCTCCGAAACGACTAGCCGTAATGGGAAGCGTGCTGCTTTGGCGTCCCACGATCGTGTTGATCGTGGTGATAATGACGGAGCTAGAGAAAggactgatgatgatgagggcAATATTAGCGGAAAGGTAGTTCCGAGAGCATCCCGCAATaaggaagagaagaaaaagaaaaagaaaaaagcacGGGATAT GTCTTCAAGTCCAAATCGcaagaaagataaaaagaagaaatcaaagaaaaacaaaaaagacag AACTaaaaaaaagcattcgaaaaaGTTTCAACGGAATGACGACAGCGATTCCACTGACACAGATTCGGACTCAAACTCAATGGCCAGCGATGCATTGTCTAGTTCGGagcgcggcagcagcagtaaacgaaagaaaaagtctacaaaaaagaaagacaaG aaaaagaaatcatcgaaaaagaagaaggcaAAATCTCGTTCGTCATTCCACGTAAA GTCACCAATGACGGAAAACAAGTCATTAATGGAAGAGCCACCAGGGCGTGAGGACGTGCATGATGAAGGCAATCACCAAGGTGATTCATGCGTATCGGAAGAAGTATTGCATGCGAAGAACAAAAATCTCAACGATCGCAACCGACATATAATCGTCGATAATAGTCGAGATCACTACATTACTCACAGCCAAAGTAGAGGACCTCGAAGCTATAATCGCGATGATGATAGTAACCTTGGCTATGCCTTCTCCGGCAGAAGTTCGAATATTAGAGGAGGGTTTCAGCGCCCCCACCATGATCATGGTATAATGCAAAAGGGAGATGAAAATCGGGAACGGCGTAGTAGATCGAGGCATCGTCGCTGGGAACGTTCAATAGATCGTGAACGAAAACATAAGTCACGCTCCCGTTCTGAGAGTCGTCGCAGTCGTCAACACAAAAATCGAGGTTCTCCCACGACGGAACGTAGTTTGAGAAGATCAAGTGATAGAAAGCGGCGCGATTATACACCACAAAGAACGGACAAAACAGACCGGCGTCATCGTGAGTCAGATCATCATGAACCAAATGATGCTGGTCGTGTTCCAAGTGAATTCGAGAGGCAAAGTGATCGAGGCAAACATCAACGCCAACGTGAACGTGACGCTGAACGAAACCGTGATCGTGGCCAAGAACGTGAACGGAATCCCAACCGCACTCGCGATCACGATGCTGATCGATTCAGAGAACGATCATCGCGCAGTGTCGACAAGCAACAGGAGCACGCAGCTTCAAATGTTTGGCTGCGTTCCAACGATCCatcgaaaaaaacacatgTCAAGAGCTCGCCCCAAGAGCCTCAGCGCATGGACAAATCATCGTCGacgggaagcaaaaaacgcaacaaatcCCCTGAGTTAAAACAAGACTCTACCGAAAAGACTCGCAAACGCCCTGAACACACGAAAACGATGTCGCCTTCAGCGCTAGCACCGCCACAACGCTCAGCTAGCGGTATACCAGACGCTTCGTTAATAGCTGAAAAACAGCTATCTTCTGACGATTCAGCTTCCGATTTGAGCTATTCACCTGCAAGACGCGACCCCGATCGCTACCACGACATCTTGCATCAGACCTCTGCCGAAAATATAGGAAATCCagaagtaaataaaatgaatgGTGAAGAACAGACCACTTCGTTTGGATCAGCGGTGATAGATAATGGGCGAGCAAATGGGTCCGCTAGTGCGACAAAAACTTATTCGAACGAAGAAACTAAGCCCCGGGAGGATGATCCGGAGACGAAGCGTAGTGACAGTGAATCACGTTCTCCGCGGAAACGCCCGTCACGTTCTCGTTCGCGTTCCATTGCTCCTTCCGCCAAAAGTCGAGGCGAATCGTCTTCAACGCCACTGAATAAACAACAGTTTAAACAACATATTTCCTCTTCAGAAACTAAAAAAACTCAAGCTGCTGCAGCGCCAGAGGGAAACTCCAATTCTGTATCAAAAAAGTCGAACAACAAACTAACGTCAGTCTCGGCGTCTTCTTCCACCTCCAAATTGCGTCATAGCTTAAGACGCGACGTGTCACGTTCGCCGGAGATTAAGAAACGACGTTCTGATCGCGATGCCATTTCATCGAAAGCGGAAATTCCATCGTTTAAAGTTGGTCCAAGAGCTTCTCGCTCAGATCGTAGTGATCGaaaattcaacaacaaacgggaGAATGAgcatgaaacaaaattgtacAAGCGTGTCTCCAGTAGTCCCGAGCGAAGAAGAACTGAAACTTTATCCATCACTGGCGAAGGCGATtcaaaaaagtttaaacagAAGAAAACTACTATATTCGCTATAGGTTCTCTATCGTCTGCCCAATCTCATGGTACGTCAACTACAGTCGTGCAACAACCAGTGGTGAAATTACATTCGCCGGAGACATCCCATTCGTCGGCCGAATCGGACAATACAGATCACGGTAGAGATGAGAGGGATGAAGGGGGAGACAATTTGGACGCCTTTCTTCCGAGATACGATGATAAGCGCGAACAGGAAAAAGATCTCTCGCTGCTGAAAGCGTTGAAAAACGATCTAGCCGCCAAGGCCAAGCAGagtttggaaaagaaaaaaaatgtgtctgAAAGCATGGGAGCAAGTGGTGCCATAATTGGAGTTATGGGATTGGTCGGAAAGAGTAGCGATGTTTCGAGTGCACTGCTTGTCGAGTCGCGCGTTGGAGAATCGCGGGAAAGAGATTTGCAATTGTTGCACACTAAGCAGCAACCGCTCGATCCAACTTCGTCCAATACGCTTCCAGATTCCGCTTCTGCAGTCAGCGAAACACTACCGATGCCATCGTCAACAACGATGAGTGCGTCTACTGCACTAGATGCAACCAGCAACAATACAAATAATGCAACGATTAAGAAAGAGATTCATGAAATTATTAGCACCGTTGGTGCGTGTGCTGTAGCCGACGATTCGGAAGCTAATACGAAGAAAACGACGATCTTGCAAGCTGTGGACAatattttgaaagaaaaaatatccGGAAAGCCCAACAAAACCCATAAAGAGCGAACCACAACTAGAAGTTCTCGTTCGAGATCCCATTCTCGTTCACGATCCCGTTCCCAAAA TTCCAGCAGCGATACATGCAGTTCCCGTTCGCAAAgtcgatcgtcatcgtcacaCAGCCGTAGTTCTTCTGGTCGCGGTAGCAGTCGTTCGAGAAGTCGTTCTAGCAGTCCCTCTACGCGTTCGAGCGTGGCCCGATCCCGCACTGGATCACGGTCTCCTTCAATCCCTCGTCGGGCCGGATCACCATCATTCCTTGATCGACGCCGTATAACTAG ACCTTCAATATATCGAACGCGTTCTCGTGAGCGACACGCGAGCGCCTCcagaaaacgaagaagcaaGAAATCGCGCTCACGATCATCGTCCGATTCGTCGTCGTGCTCTTCGCGTTCATCGCGTTCACATCGATCCCAATCAATAAATGCGAAACATCGCCGTCAACCGCAACGCCGTAACGAAAGATCACGATCACGCCAATACAGACCACGGTCGGGGGCGGCTCACTCTTCGTCCAAATCCTCCCGACGAGAGCACCCACAGCGTTTTGAGGGCCATCGATGA